The sequence ATTTTTTGCAGAATTTTTGTGTGAGTCATCTCTAAAACCACTCTTTCTTTTGCCAATCACCACTCTGTCACTCTCAGCATAGCTTGTGCCCATGTGTTTGTGTATGTCTTGTGCAGTTTATGCCATGCGTTATCTTGCTGTAGAAGGCAGAACTAAGATTTAGGTTCATTTCTGTTATAATATTAGGGCCTCTCACCCTCTCCTATAGTTATCATTAAAATTATAATTATCAGTATATATTCACGGGAAATTTCTAGCGTATTCCCTTGACTCTCTGTAAGCTCAATCTGTTGAATTTGTCAAGCCCAAGCTGCTGAATTTGTGTAAGCCCAAGATTGATGCATGTAGGGATTGATGCATCCATGGCAGGATTGATGCATGTTTTCCCATTTTGGGCGATGGATCCCAAGGAGGACATGAACCAGAAGGTGCTCCTCTTCGCCCGCAGGAACTGTGACCACCAGGTTACCACTTCTTCTTCCCCACTATGTCCATCCAAAAATTTCTTCACCTCATATCACCTTGTCCCTGAAAGTTACTGCATACGTTGAGAGGATCAGCAAAACTTGGGTAAAGCTGAAAAAAAGAGCATAAGCCTTTGTTTTTTTTAAACACCAAGCATATCCTCCAGTAGAAAATATGGGAAAGACTGAATTAATGTGGCATGTAAAATTGTACAGTACTGAATTTCAGTGTTAATTTAATGTGGGTAAATTTCAGTGTTTGTTCACCTACTGGAGCAGctgagaagaggaggaagaaaaacAGGACAACTCTTCAGGAACTAGGGTTCATACAACACTGTTCATGATGTGAGTATATCACCATGTTCTTGATTTTTTAGTTAACAATATTCAGTCACTAGGAGTACAACAGTAGCAGTACATAGCTGGAATATGCATTTACATAGACTTACTGATGGCTCAACATTCGAGCTGATTACTAGCAGTGCAACACTAGCAGTACACATATGGATACTCACAGATTACTCCTTTGTTACTGTATTTATCTAGAGATGGGAGTAGAGCTGAAGCAGTACGACTTCACTGAAACTTAATTCAGTTAACTCCATAGACACCTGCTCTTTTTTGTTTAGAAGGGACCCTTATCTCCAATCTTGTAAGACAAAATACTCCTATCTGTAGTCCCTCGAATAACTCTGTTCTTCCTCCCCAAGCCCGTAGTGAACATTAAATAATGCATGCAAAATCTGACCATTTATAACTGAAGTCAAGTTTATACTCATATGGTGCTTATGGCAAGCAAGTTTTGTACTCCTGAAACTGGAAAATGTGACTGAGACTGGAACCCACTACATTATTATCTTGTTTGTTGTTACTGAAACTGGAAACCACTACTACTCCAGAGATGCAATTTGACTTGTTTCCAATTATTCTGCACTACGACTTGTTTATTGCTACTGAAACTACTACCAAAAAGAACTTCCGCAACCCTATGGTATTATAAATTAACGAACTATGAGCATAAATCTGTAATACAGTACTGAGAGCAGCACATAACTAGTGTAGTATAGTACTCCTATGGGATGAAACCATAACAGTTCAGTGATACTCCACTGTAGTATTCCTAGTGAAGCATAACTGTAGTATTCCTACTGAAGCATAAATATGAGAAATTGTTATGGGATGAAACCATAACAATTCAGTTTACTTATGCTTGCATTTACAATAGGCACTTAACAAATCCAGAATCTTGCATTTACTTATGCTTTACACTGGTCACTATCAATTCTAAGTCACTAGTTTACTTATGATTTACTTATGCTTGCATTTACTTATGCTTTGCATCAGTCACTATCAATAGAAGACAAAGGTATTGCTCATTTATGCTAATTGCCATTTATTCCAAGTCTGACTTCAGAGTTTGGTTTGCTTTTTTTCGACaaggggaatatattaatatcgcgaagataccaattacacccgtcCTCTGTACCAACAAGATGTCCAAATACATCAAGGATACAAACAgccaaaaatgaaaataaaaagaacagaagaaagaaaaaagaaaaaagacccCTCCACAGTGAACAATCACTAGCAGCAGCAGCACtctaaccaccaccaaagacaacaCTCAAAATACAAAAGAGGTTCTCCAGAagcaacgcctccaaggaggaaacAATGCACAAGCGTTTATTTATTCATTTTTGTGTGGAAGGCTCAATCAGCCCAAGTTTAAGAGTGATGCCACTCACAATGCTTTATGCAGCCCAAGTTGAACTGTACCTCAAAATGGTGGAGTATTTCTGTATAGTTTAAGAGTGATTCCCAAATGCACATGTGGTTTTGGTTGAATTAACAAGCAAGCAAGCTAGTCTGGTTTGGGTTGAATTAAAACTGTAGACGAATGCTTCTCAAACTATAGATGAATTAACAAGCAAGGTAGTCTGTTTTGGGTTGTGGAGTACTGCTCTCATGTGGTCTGTGGATGTAGCAGCCAATTTGTAGCGTCAAAACATGGAGTCAGCTGTTCATTAGACCATGGCTTACATCCTCAGTGTAAATTTGGTTCCACTATTTATTTGCGATATTCATTTCCACTATTCATTTGATGGAAATAATCTTAAGCAAATTTAAATGAATTGACTATACAGTGAAATGCAGCATATAGAGTGAATCGACATGCAAACTCTGCAATACTCACCAAACTGAATTTTAGCTCCTGTCATTCAACTAAATCTTTGCtgctttcccgcaaaaaaaaaaaaccccAAATCTTTGCTGCTGTCATTTTAAATTCAGTTAGTTGTCACATGTGAATCTTGACACTTATATTCATTCTCTCTTTATTCCATTGACACTTAAATTCTCTCTTTATTAGCAGTTAGTTACTGACAAAATTCATTCCATTGACACTTATATTCTCTCTTTATTCAGTTAGTTGCTGACATTCATATCAGCGCCATACTCCTGACCATTTGTCACATGTGAATCTTTACAAGCAGTGAGGAACAAAATGACTGACCACTACAATCTGTACAAATCATGCAATCTGAAAAATCGTGTGACAAAATCATGCAATCTGAACAAAATTACTGATCTACAATCTTTGCATGCTCTTTTTATTTACAAGCAGAGATGAATCAAATTGTGTGACCATTACAATCTGacaaatcatgcttacaatcaaatTGTGTGACCATTACTTTCTTTGGAATGCGAAaggaggatcagcagcagcagcagcagcagcacgggcACAGGCGTCCTTTAATCCATTGCATCTACCATATATGGTCCTCATCATGAATAAGGATGCCATTGGAACCATTAAGTTCCTGGTTATGGCACGACCGTAGATTCATGGGACAAGTACACTTGGCCTCCCACTGGAAGTAAGACGCTTCGACGATCTTCCACACAAAGAGTGGGTGGCTGTTGCCACTGGAGTGGCATGCAACAGATGCAAGAGAGGGTTAGGTCTCCAACACTATGTGGTGTGCCACTTGTCGCAGCTAGAGAGTTTTGACGGGTTTTTCTCACCCTGCGCGTGAGGATGGGAGATTCACTCTTTgtgttcaaaacgttttatctctttaaCCGTGTGCCCAAATCGCGAACCATTTTCACCATTGTGTTTCTCGCGCCGAGATCTTTGAACCTAGATTCCATATTGATAGGTTTTAGTGAACTTTTTTTTCCAGGCAAATCTGTGCTCCCAACTAGTAGTAACCTATGCTTCCAGTGTTTCCAACTAAAACGTGCTCTCAACTAGCACTAACTCGTGGAGGAGCACAACTGTGCTCCCAAGTCCCAAGTGTTCTAATTGTGCTCCCGTGGAGTGAAGCAAAACTGTGCTCCCAAGATAAACTAAAAAAAATGTACTCCCAATACAATCTAAATTGTGCTCCCTGAGGTAGCACAACCGTGCTCCACGCGAAAGCATAACACACCCATGCTCCTGTCGGACAAAAACTGAAGAAAAccagagaaaaataaaaggaaaaccaGGAAAAGAAAtgagaaacaaaaaaactagaaaaaaaacatGAAAATTGAGAAAAAACCCAAAAAAGCCAAAGTAACGAAAAATACCGCCTTGGTGGGGGAAGCGTCCAGCGCGTGATACATGGCGGCGCTGGGGCACACCATGTGGAGCCGCTGGTGCGCTTCCATGGACATAGAGAGTGGCCTCTCTAGAGGTTTTTttaaaggaggattacccccggcctctgtatttgagcgatgcatgcaaccatttattaattattcacaaaagacTTTTCAAAGAAATAcatcagtaagtctgaagccaccatctaggcgatatctgtcgctactcctatccaactaatgaagggatgctgatagtccgggcctaataccaTAGACCTCNNNNNNNNNNNNNNNNNNNNNNNNNNNNNNNNNNNNNNNNNNNNNNNNNNNNNNNNNNNNNNNNNNNNNNNNNNNNNNNNNNNNNNNNNNNNNNNNNNNNNNNNNNNNNNNNNNNNNNNNNNNNNNNNNNNNNNNNNNNNNNNNNNNNNNNNNNNNNNNNNNNNNNNNNNNNNNNNNNNNNNNNNNNNNNNNNNNNNNNNNNNNNNNNNNNNNNNNNNNNNNNNNNNNNNNNNNNNNNNNNNNNNNNNNNNNNNNNNNNNNNNNNNNNNNNNNNNNNNNNNNNNNNNNNNNNNNNNNNNNNNNNNNNNNNNNNNNNNNNNNNNNNNNNNNNNNNNNNNNNNNNNNNNNNTGGAGCCGCTGGTGCGCTTCCATGGACATAGAGAGTGGCCTCTGTAGAGGTTTTTttaaaggaggattacccccggcctctgcatttgaACGATGCATGCATccatttattaattattcacaaaagacTTTTCAAAGAAATAcatcagtaagtctgaagccaccatctaggcgataactgtcgctactcctatccaactaatgaagggatgctgatagtccgggcctaataccaCAAACCTCgtagccaagcctaacatctaagacctgaggctccaaccaagccacttgccgggtatggggcacacactggtccgacgcgctctcagaggccgccgccgccaactgccatcACTCCATCTTTAGAGTTGTACTGACGCATcatccttgcccggtctagctgccgtcgacgccatcACGACGCCCAACGGCACCACCTCCCTGCATGCGAACTGCTAAGCACGTCGAGGTCGCCGTTggtacacctcagcaccatgccgTCAAATATCACCAGCtgacacagcttgaagtctctggaagatctgtcgtgcgtagcacctgccgaccaggcatgacaaagcgtagcacctgtcggcaaggcatgacttgacatctccaccgaaactccgtgcaagacgaagccgctccacctcctggcTCTGACTTCCAGTGCTGCTCCATaaatgatgctcccaagagagaaacgacaccgcagtgtcgccatcgtccgatctggaagaccagatcctagggttttccCCAGAGCAGTACGAGTGGGTCGACATTAGTCacacgatgatgccttcatcaaggtaacgacacagaacgccgccatcgcccgccatcggctcagttttcaccggcaactatgtctccccgaAAAGGCCGGCCGCTGCGCCCGTAGCCCACGCCGACGTCCATGACTGGCCGCTCGCCGCGCCTAGCCGCCGCTGTCCGAGGACGGGCCGGCCACCCGCCACCTGCCTCAGCCATCCACCGCGCCGCAGAACCTAGATCGGCCGCGCCACCACACGCCTAGGGGCCCCGCACCACCCCGAAAACGCGTGAGAGAGGAGCCCCCGCCATCGCCGTCGGCCCCCGGGCTTAGCCTAGCGGCGTCCCCCGGCGGTggcggagggagaggaggagggagtgtGCGGCGGTGGAGGCTAGGTTTTTGGGCTCCGCACGAGAGTCGCCCCAGCGGAGAGACAACGCGGGGCGCTGGCAATTTCTTGTGGGATCTTCTTAAACACGGTTTTTCACACAATGATAAGTCTCAATTTAAAAGCCCATCGTTTGTAGGGAAAAGGCATACGGCTCAGCTTTATAAAGCTTCACTCTTTTACACAACCCGGAAAAACGTTTACAACCGAAAGAAACACTTTTTATTGTCCATCaatcaaaagaaaagaagaaaagagcgGTCCTTTAGGATAGACAGAAAGGGGAACATAAGTAAAGAGCCAGACCATCCCTAGCCGCCTGCTAATTAACCAGAGCAACTGCACAAAAGATCGCTGGCAACCTTCGCGCCACCACCCTCTCCACTAGTAGTAGAAGCATGGGCTTGGCCCTGGAAAAGCTCTTTGTTCACATGTACCTGCGCCTTTCCACATGGGTTTGGCTCTGGAAAAGCTCCTTGTTTCTGTCCACAAGCACCCGCGCTTCTTCCACGAGGGAAGCAAGACTTCTAACAGGCCTTTGTCCTAAAACCATGTAGCCATCAAGAATAAACATGTCATCTGAAGCACTGGACAGTGCAGCCATCAAGCTCGTCAGCCCATCATTGACATAGCTGCCTTTGGGATTCATCATAGATATGACCATCTTACAGACAAGCTTCCTTATTCTCAGGCAGACGGGTCTGTGGTGCTCATGTTTTTCAACGATCTCTTTGAGCTTCATTACGAAGCTAATTCCACCGCCTCCGGGGGGGACTACCGTAAACAGATGTGTCAAGTCCTGATCTGCACTTATCAACGCACCCCATATTGTGACACAACGAGATAACATGCGAAACGAGCTGTACCCTTGCTGCTGTGCGGAAGACGAGTTGTTGTTTGCCTGGCCATTGTCTGGGGAATTATCACATTGGTTTTCTACGTTGGGTTCTGGTATCAGCCGATTAACTTCTGTTCCTCCTATATGTCTTTCTTCTGTTGGCCAAAAAAGTATTTCTTCAAGCAGCTGCAACGGAAACAATATTTTTGGGTTTCAGGAGGCAACAGTTAAAAGCAGAATCACACCATCTATGGTAGTTTTCCAAGCGCATTGCTTGTCATTCGTTAAGCAAGAATGTGTACAATTATCATTAAAAACATCCTCTAACTTGCCGGACAGGCATGGCACTGAAAGGAACATATTTACCAACACTGTGCAATCCTAGAATACttgtatattttttttcttttcgaaacAAAAGGGAATCCCTGGCGGCGTTAGAATATTGATACATATATCCGCCAATACAATGTCAGAAGGGAATTCCATAATTTTTGGTAACTGGTAATTCAGTATTTGCTAGAATACAACTGGTAATTAAGTATATTCTGGTCGATAgtcaatacatgaataaaacaaaTGGCGGTAAGTTACCTTTGGAACCACAATGGGCATAGCTTCCTTCAGCGTTTTGAGGCTTTGGACATCATCATTGCAATGAATGCATAAATTTTCCAGGATTTCAGTTGCCATTTGTGAGCATCTTTGTTTTTCAACAATCAATCTAGTCAGACTGTGAATAACATTGTTATTTGACCCCATGATAATCCTGGCACTCCCGGATGATAGAGCCACCAGCGCTTTAGCTGCAACCACCCTTGTAGCCTCCTTGTAATTTTTATCTTGGGTCATGATGTCAACCAACATCGTAATGAATTCTTGTGTCCCTTCATGCCCTGGACTGGAATTTTCATCCTGGTGTAGGTGCGTGAGAATCCAAATAGCTATTTTCTGCAGCATTTCATTGCATTCTTTACACTCGAGAATCGTCCTCATGGCTGTGATCAATTCCATACTGCATGAGATTTCATCACGCAGCTTGGTGCCTATGTGCCCTGTAGCAGCCGTGAGCTGGGCAATCACCTTCATTGAACCTTCTACTATGCTGTAACATGCAGCATTGTCAATGTGCTTCATGCGGCCATCCTCATTGCGGTGGTGGAGTAGGCCGGAGGTCACAGGCACCATAATCTTTGGCAGTAGATATGGGGTACCGAACATGACTCTGCAGTTGTCATTGTTGGCTGCGAGCTTCTGAAGGATACGGAGACCTTGCTCCACCAGCGTTTTGTAGCCCTGCAGAAGGTCATCGTCACTTCTCTCAGCCTTGAGCAGCATTTTGTAGGTTCTTGCAACGCGAGCATCATAGTCCCCTTGCTCAACGATGTCATCTTGGTTCACCGACAAGGATATTTGCTTTGAatcttgttcatatgtttcatatAGCCAGTCTCCCGTATATGGTTGGAAAATACAGTATTCTTCGAATGTGTCAAGGAGGGAAGATATGTAGCCAATTGCCTTTGGATATTTCTCCAAATGGATGTCGTGAGCAATGCTCGCCACCACCCTTGCGGCACGCCCCCTTGTCTCTCTATCATATATGCTTATGCGGCCCAACGTCTGCAGCAGCTTTTGGAGTATGTCGGGAGAGGGTGCAGACATGATCAGATGTTTCTTGAGTATATTCTCCCCTGTGTATTTGTGCGGATAGTGTACCTCCCCATTGACCCCTTTCACTTCTGCCTCCAGTTTTTTGGCGAATGCATCCAGGATCCTTACCCCGGAAATGTAGTCGTCAGGCGACTTAGACTCCATCAGGCCCACAGCATATGTGATGAGGTTCCTTCCTTTAACCAATGATGGGTCCTTTTCACATCTCATCATTGTTTCACGTATGTAATCCGATATCCCATCACGAAAATCCTTATCAAAGCCTCTTTGGTCGACTACTGCATTCACTATAGACCCCTTTGCCCAACCATTGATGATCTTGTAGCAGAAAATCACAACCTGGAGCAGGACAAGGGAATACAAGACAACCAGCGCCTTCTTCAGGTTTCTGACTCCATCAGCATGGTAATCTTGTTGTATCAGACGCCACACCGAAAGCACGGCCGAAACTACCAACCCACCCATGTAGACAGCCACCAGAGGGCACAACAAAATGACAAAGACCAGAGTATGAACCATTGATAGGACAATGCGCCATTTGTTTTCCGATGTTCCGGCGTATCCAACATATGCCACGCCATCAAATGCATCTCCAATATAGCTCAGTTTTTCAGTCAGAAAAACATCGAAGATCCTGTTGTTCATATATACCTCCAGGTTAGATAGGGACAAGATAAGTTTTGACAAGACAAATTACTTTGTACGAAAAAAAATACAGAGCAACAAAATACCATTAACCATTCAGAAACAGGTATTAACTATTAAGAAAAAGTAGGCAGCTGAAGTAAGAAGCAAGCACTAACCCAGCCGTCTGCACAAGGGTAatgaatgtaaggcaccaaaaatCATTGTTGTGCAGGTCGTCAATGAAACCGCCAAGAAGAACGACGGTGGTCCAAGTAAGCACCAGGAAACCAAGACCTTTGACGGCCATGGACAGGTAGCCCATGAACAGGGCATAACTGTTGGCCATTTCTACTTCTGCCCAACGAGTGTCCTCAACAAGCTTCTCACGTGGCTCTTCACAAGACTTATCCCAAAACTTGTCCCAACATGACATGGCTGGCGCCTGCATATGGTCGATGAAGGAAGAGGATCAGCTCTCCAGATCATGGTAAATGTTTTGGAAGAAGATGATACTGTACTACACGCTATTCATGCATGCAGAAAGGTAAAATGAAAATGGGATGAAAATAGTATGCTCCTGTGAACTCAAGGATTGATCTTACCGATCTTACCCTGAAGTAGAGGTTCCGCTTAGACTTGTGCAAAGAGAGGAATAGCGCAGCAAGAACTAAAGAGCAGCTGCAATCCAATACTAGTAGTTAACTTGGGAGTATGTATATCAGCAAGCTGAAGAGGTCgtgttcaaaaggaaaagaaaaacaggCTAAACAGCTCCATTGATTTCAACTAACAAGGCTTGGTCCCCTCTAGGCAGTAAACTATATGCTTATATTCGTGCAAAGAGCGAGATTAGATCTGGAGTTCTGGACCGACACTCCGACAGTAAAGCAAATTTTTCGACGTTAATAATTAATTCAAAGGCTGGCCGGTCCAGCTTTGCAATGAATAAATTAGCAAATGATTTTTTTGTTAAAGTCATTAATTGGCATGTGCTAATTGACGAAAAGAAATGtactgtactccctccgtccttgaaagagtgtacttccaactttgttatCTACATGTCGACGCCATCGAGCATGGCGTGGAAACAGGCCCTGGGTTGGTCCACATGTATGCGAGGCAACAACGGCTTACAGATGCTGCTAGGGCGTTTGAGGCAGTGGGTAACAAGCCTGATGCGGTGTGTTCAGTCTGACAAGGATTCCTTATGACACCGAGGAATGATTTTTCTTACTCTTGTTATGTCCCTCAATACATGTGATCTGGCCACATTTCAGTCTGGACAATTCTCATTTTgttatctactccctctgttcctaaatatttgtctttctagagatttcaacaagtgaccacatacggagcaaaatgagtgaatctacactctaaaatatgtctacatacatccgtatgtggtagtccatttgaaatctctaaaatgacaaatatttaggaacaaagggagtacactATGGCACATGTTAAATTAGGCATGCCTTTGCTGAAGCACACACTGAGGCATTGATAATCTGTACCGATTGAGGCCCACTTCTCACTTGTGGTGTCTGACAGTAATACTTAAGACTTGAATCATGATAGGCCTCTTTTTTTTGTGTCTGTTCAAGTTTCTGAAATTGCTTGAGCCCCTTGTTTTAAATTGGTATGATCAATCAGCTGCTAGATGTCTATACTACTCTCCGTTAATATGGGCCTGAATTCAGGTTGGTAGTTAATTTGTTATGAGATGATTGTTATCATGTCTATTGAGTAGCAAGTGGTCATGAATCTGATGGTGTTATCTGCTCTTTGTTCACTAGATGAAGCTCAGGTAGGTATGCAAAATGCCGCCCCGCCAATCTTCAAGAGGTCAAGAACGAAGCAGCAGCGACTCTCTCATACAAGAGCCAGAAGAGCAGCCACCTGTATATAGAGCTCATATCTTACTGATATTTCTTGTCCTCTAATTTTGGCTGATGGGTTTTCTCTTTAACTTGTGCAGCTGCAGGGATGATGCCAGTTGGTGGTACTGGTATCTGAAGTCCAAAGTGTGCAGGCCATGAACTTTGAGTACTAGTGATGCGACTTGTTCTTCCTTCTCTGCCGCCGCAACATATATAGATATGTATCACCTGCATTACGCCGATCCGAATGAAGGTCGCTCCGAGGATGTCGTACTGCCGTGCCGGCGCCTAAGCAGGCTGCAGAGTGTTTGACCGGTGAGTTTTAGGTGGCCGGCCGGCGAGCAAGCCAAGAAGGAGATGGTCTAATGGGGCGGTGCGGGTGTTGGTTTCGATCAGACAGCAATTCGCCACACGCACGCCAACACAATTGCTTTGGTTTAGGAGCGGCTTGGTGGTGCTGTACTCAGCTGACATCTTTAAGCCTGCCTCCCTCTCGAACTAGTTCGCGCTTGTGCGCTTGCCCTTTCTGGCTTTCTGGCTGCCACTAGCTAGCTCTAGCTTTTGTGCACTTGGCCTTAAAATTTTCGTTTGCTCAAGGGTAGACTTGTTTTGTTCTGCCCAGTTTTAGTCTCATTATCCAATGAACCAGAAACCTGGCATGTCCTGATAAATTTGTTGAAAAGCTATCATTGCTTTTGTGTTCCTGGCAACAATCACTAATCAGGAAAAATCTGAAATTTTAGGGCGGTTTGACATCTTCTTTACCACGCCAGAAAAAACTTGAGATGTTGGCAAAAATTGGATAATTTTTTTGTACTTTTGTCCTGAAAAGCTAAAAAGACTAGAAAACAGAATTTGGCCTTTGGCACtaaattaatatgttagtccaataaataatataaattgttTCTAAAATTATAAATAAATGATGTGAACATAGCATGAATACTTTAAAAATTGTAGATATGCTGGAGACGTATTAGGATCCCAAGCTTAAtctctgctcgtcctcgagtagtagATGATAAAAAGAATAATTTTTAAAATGTGAATACTAGAAGAAAACAAACATTCTTTTTTTTTGCACAAATCGAACCTTCCATTACTTAACCAGAATCACTACAGTCTTGTTGACATAAGAAGTCAACCTCATCAAGAATACTACGCAGCCAAACAACAGTTTTGGGTAGTCACTACCAGAAAAACTTGCGTTGCCgatggcccccgtcggcatagacgGGCATACCCCGATGGCCCAGCTAAAGCTGTCGGCGTAGAAAGACCGTCGGCGTatgtccatctatgccgacggggccgtc comes from Triticum aestivum cultivar Chinese Spring chromosome 5B, IWGSC CS RefSeq v2.1, whole genome shotgun sequence and encodes:
- the LOC123114137 gene encoding uncharacterized protein: MVHTLVFVILLCPLVAVYMGGLVVSAVLSVWRLIQQDYHADGVRNLKKALVVLYSLVLLQVVIFCYKIINGWAKGSIVNAVVDQRGFDKDFRDGISDYIRETMMRCEKDPSLVKGRNLITYAVGLMESKSPDDYISGVRILDAFAKKLEAEVKGVNGEVHYPHKYTGENILKKHLIMSAPSPDILQKLLQTLGRISIYDRETRGRAARVVASIAHDIHLEKYPKAIGYISSLLDTFEEYCIFQPYTGDWLYETYEQDSKQISLSVNQDDIVEQGDYDARVARTYKMLLKAERSDDDLLQGYKTLVEQGLRILQKLAANNDNCRVMFGTPYLLPKIMVPVTSGLLHHRNEDGRMKHIDNAACYSIVEGSMKVIAQLTAATGHIGTKLRDEISCSMELITAMRTILECKECNEMLQKIAIWILTHLHQDENSSPGHEGTQEFITMLVDIMTQDKNYKEATRVVAAKALVALSSGSARIIMGSNNNVIHSLTRLIVEKQRCSQMATEILENLCIHCNDDVQSLKTLKEAMPIVVPKLLEEILFWPTEERHIGGTEVNRLIPEPNVENQCDNSPDNGQANNNSSSAQQQGYSSFRMLSRCVTIWGALISADQDLTHLFTVVPPGGGGISFVMKLKEIVEKHEHHRPVCLRIRKLVCKMVISMMNPKGSYVNDGLTSLMAALSSASDDMFILDGYMVLGQRPVRSLASLVEEARVLVDRNKELFQSQTHVERRRYM